Part of the Anopheles coluzzii chromosome 3, AcolN3, whole genome shotgun sequence genome is shown below.
AAGGAAATATACtcacaaaataacaaaaaataacagaaaTAACCGAATTTTCTACACCAATTTCTTCAAATAAGTAATAAATTATACAAATGAACTAGATTCAATCAAATGTCAAATATGGTTAATCAAGTAAATTTTGGCtgtaaaacgtgatattcgacttacgcaaAAATCCGAGTTAGGCGAATGCCTCTGGAACGCATttttcgcgtaactcggggaaagactgtatacAACAATTCGTGGCAGTTTTTCAGAGTATCAAATTAAATACATGATATTTATACATGATTTTTATGAAGAAAGCAGAACATTTTATGGAAATGATTAATAATAtgatgaaatgtaaaaaaaaattacatgaGTGAGAATGCGCAGTCATGTTTAatgtaaatttcaaatatCACTATTATGACTCTATCTTTTCATCTTTTCGCATCACTTCGTTCATCTTTTTACAACCCGTCACAACACTTCCAGTACACCTAATCGAAATGGCACGTGTAACTACGAGCTAACGCGGTTTCATGCGACTGGTGGCGCCACCTATCTTACGCTAGCGATACTAACGTGAAATGTTTCAGCACCAACTTTCAAAATTCGGTTGCGATGCGGCAGTTGACGGTCGTGCAGCGACCATTGATGACGCGCATGCATTTTGCTACCAAATTTGATTGCACCAAAACTGTAAACAatcacagaaaaaaatgaatttaaaaacagataattacaaataaatcatttgCGTGCGTGTTTTCTCATTACTGTCAACACTCTGGCGcacattaattgaaaaatgttgccTCACTCCTTAATGACCCCACGTGTCGCCGCAGCAAGTGTGAATTGTTATGACAATCACTGCCGGCAAGACGCTTAATTATCTACCAAAATCGAGCGCCACTAAATTCAAccaaaaacagcagcaacaaaaccatCCCCTGCGCATCACCGATTACACTATCGCACCCTCGTACCAAAAACATACGCGCACTGATCACCTTTTGTGTTTTAGTTCTTATCTTCCATTGGCCACCGCAAGCCAGAATAGGTTTTCGCGTACGCACAACGCGAACAGGAACATCCGTTTCTTTCCCCAAAAAGTCTGATTTACATTCCGGCTCCGGGTTGCGATAAGGTTGTCGTGCCACACGGTCAAACAGATTGAGGTACGGCAGATCGGTaatggatgtgtttttttgttttattgttatttattgcGAGGGttcaaagaaacaaaatagaCCTAAAgcaagagaggaagagagagaccGTGTGCCATGGTTGAGATTGAGGGTGCAAGACGTCATCTACAGCTTTTTCAGCAGTGCCTTCGCTTCGCGCTGCGCTTCACGATCATCCGCCGTGCTGGAACGACCATGAAATTTAGCAAATCATTCTTAGCGACCTTCAAAGCAAGTACAACAAGCACAACATCAAAAACTCACCGTGGTGCAGTCTGATTGGCCGCTAGCTCAAGAAACGGACGAGCCTTTTTCGCCTGCTTCAGTGCGTCTCGCCCAGCATCAGATGGTTGAGGGGGAAAAAGTTGGGCTGCAGCTGCTCGGCCCGCTCAAAGTACCGGAGCGCGTCCTCGTACGACGCCTCCGGAATGTCGTTGGTAAAGGTGTGGATCATCTTCTTCTGGAACCAGGCCAGCCCGGCCAGCTTGTGGTAGAAGCGACCGAGCACAAACCAAGCGAACGGGTCGGAACTGTCCAGCTCCGTCGCGCGCCGCAGATGGCGCAGGATCGTGCTGAGCTGCAGGACACGCTCCTTCAGTCCCTCGATGCCGGTCTTTTCCGCCAGAAAGATGGCGTAGTATTTGTGCGACTTGGCCGCTTCCGGCTGTAGGGCGAGCGCCTCCTTCGCATACTCGAAGCCCTCGTATATGAGTGCGGCCAGCTGTTTGGCGAGCTGCTCGTCGGCCGTCAGCTCGCGTGACATCGAGTACACCACACGACACAGCCGCCATAGCGTTTCGTAGTCCGGGTCCTTCAAATGTCCCCCGGAAGAATTGGAAAACGAAAGGCCCCGTTAGTTAAAGCCTGCTACGCGCACCCTTAACCGGTCCTTTGGATTCTTACCGTTTTCTGCTTCCTGCTTGCTACTAGCAGCTCGTACGCTTCGCGAAACTTGTACTCAGCGAACAGCTGATCGGCTTCCTTCCACGTGCCGTCCTCCATGTTGCCGGTTGAAGCGGTACCGCGTTACTGTTCGCCTGCAGCGATCTCGCGACACTGCAGAACCAGTTTCACTAGTACGCTTGGTGGACCTTGGCAAGACATGGGCAGGGGACGGAGGGCTCCCACTACAAAATCGACCGATTCGGACGTCGATTCTGtacccccaccccaccccacTCGGGCTCGAGCTCTCCGCGGGTCGGCTGCAGTAGCCGCTTATCTGCGTTTTGGACAGCAAAACGCAATTCCTCGTCGCTCTGCCCGTCCTAGCAGCTGGGTTCGCCGCCCTCCCCGGAGGCGCAATTTTGCGATGTCATTAGGGTGACTAAGCACAGTGCCGTTCGTACCCGTTTCTAGCGCTTCCTGGATGTGTCGCATGTTTGAGTATAGAGAGCCTATCACCTCTCATCTGACGCTCTCTGCTCTCTCGAGCGCTCTCTTTGTGCGGCACACGAATCACtatgaaacataaaacaattcGACAAAAGTGCAACAGAAGCTTTGCGGTAGCGTTCCGGAAGCTTCCGTTTGTGTTGTGCTTATCTTCAAGATATCTGCCTCGTACGTACAATTGGAATGATCTCTTTACAATGAATGTTACAAAAACATTTCCAgtattttaaggaaaaatcAGACTTTGCTAATGATGCTTATTGATAACATATCGGCATTTATTCATGTATTTTGTGACATAAATTTCAATAATGAGTTCCATTATTTCTTCATCTGATCACTTTTACTTCGATATTGCactcttcattttcaatcatgatatttgaaataaaaaaaagtaatggaTAATTCAAAAAGCAAATTCTCATGCTAAAGACCTGTTCACAAAGAAGTCTAGTTATctagttttatttaaaaaaaaaacagatgctATATGGAACTTTTTCATAGTTATTTGAAGGCATTGGAGCACACTATACAATCTTCGAACAGTTTTCATACGCAAGTGCTTGTGTGCAATAGTTATTAAGGTTAGAACTACAGTGTTGGAAGAAAAAGGAACTCGAAAAGTTTAACATGGTCCGGGAAGAGACAAGTCGAATCTGTTTTAAAATGTAGGTTCCTAGTCGATACTGTCATATTTCTAAAGCATGATCCTATATCTTCTACAAATATAAATACTAATTTTGTTACCAAATTTGCCAACAAATTGAAATCATGACAAACCGTTGGCAGGTAAAGGCACAAAACACGAACTTTTATAAACAATAAACTCAAGTCAAACATAAACACAATAATTATACAacaattgaaaaagaaaaagctacACAAAAACTATTATTGCATTGCATACTGCTGGAGAAACAAGCTAAATAAGACGATTTATCGATGGAGCGGAATCTAACGAGAGGCATCGAAAGATCGTTTATCTGTACATCaacattttattatattatttatatttttaatcaaatgTCCATGAACAATCTTTCGTTTGGAGCCAAACTCATGTCCCTATATTCAAAAATGCTTATTTTACAGCCTGTTTCTACCAGTGACCAGGTTCTAAACCAACAGGTCTTTAGATTTACTGAAGATTGAAACCAAATACAACTCTTATTTTAAGCATTTTCATTCACATACGCATGAGTACATGAGTATATCTGGAACATAAAAGCAAGTTTAtctaacaaacaaaatcatataATAGCTGTTTACTTTAAAACAAAGAGGAGATTGCATTAGTGCACTGTTTTCTTGCACGTCACAGATCTTGAACAGCATTAAAAATATATGTGCAAGTATATTTGCTGTGCTCCATTTTGCACGATGACAACCATcttaaacaaattaaagttaaatgaataaaaaaactaacaacaaaCTCTAAAAACTAACCAtaaaatacagcaaaaaatTGACACGAATTGTAGTGAAGGCTGGACAAAAAATCCTTATTCCTAATTGACCTAGGCATAGGGGCAGGCATTTCACAGCACTTCTTTATATACTGACCTTTTAAAAGGTTTTTTGGAATGATCATTGCTGATAGCTTACTATCTATCCAGCGTATAATACAACacaatttttaaactttacaCAGTCGTTAACTTTAGGAGcagaattttttttaatagaacgGCTTGGAGACAAACTCTTTTCATTATGGCAATTCTATTTATGTGTGCGAAGAAACCAAATGTTGAGTACTAAAACGTTCTTTAAGCACAGATCAatgaaaacatgaaaaagaaTCGTTATTGCGAATCGAACAAAGgatttgcaaagaaaaagctaaaggcaaaataaatgtttaGATTAAATTCAATAACAAGCTTAGAAAATCTGAATCAAGATTCGTTACAAATACAATAAAATcggggagaaaaacaaaacttttcttactaaggtaaaagtaaggctcagccctctacgttacattggagaagcgttacatcccttaaaatattcccaatCAGCATTTTTACTACAGTTTTGTCATCCAGGCGACCGACCAGTGTacataatttgaataaaaaatattttaaattgagatgaaaaaaaagttaattgctGTAAGATGAACCGATTTCAaggagatttaatttttaaataacaattaaataacaggtttaatatttttcattgttgcattATGATTGATGAAAAAAAGTCTGAAAGAAGAAAGCTCATgaacaccccaaaagctttcaattggagtaacattttctatgattagaaaacataaaatattaaaatatttttaattaaattatatatatgaaatataactattaccttttcaatctatgtttctggccattttgaataaaaattactttagatgcaagggctctttttaaaatgaggttaatgaagttaataaatacttgtaagtatttcattatactactttatcaataactgggtaaataaataaatgatcatttttttattatttacatctTTAATTATAAgattgttaaaattataattcttgaagttgtgacaacttttctaattatcaaaaaaagcttttctaattatcatataaaagtaaacaataataagacatgattatctattaatttgctcatccacggcggttaaaacaaacgttcaaaaatgctgcttgggtttgtgattaacaggcgttacgcgtaacgctagcgtaacgtagagggctgagccttacttttaccgcTGCGTGAAGCTACATTCGCTTCTCTTTGATGGGCTGCATTGGGTCGTTTGATGCACTTTCGTAttcatttttccatttgcCGGGTTCATTCGGGTAACATATAGCTTATCTCTCTCCCAACACCACTACCACCCTGGGTCTGTACACTTTTTACATACCCTCCACGAACGATAAGGAAACGTTACAGCgggtaggggggggggaagagagGTGAATCAGGGGCTTTAAATCTCCTTTGTCAGCTTGCGAGTTGCCGATTGCGATAAGCGGCCATTACCGATAAGAACAGGTCAAGATGTATTGTGGACGGGGTGGCAAACAGCAACGACAACTTCAAGCAGGGATCTAAACAGGTACGTTAGGCTCCCGGGGGGGaggagagtgaaaaaaagcCCCCGTTTGGACACGGAAAGCAAATTAGCAAGGAGGGGCGCAAAAAATCAAGCACCCGCGATTAATTGGTATGGTTCGCAGGGTGGCAGGTTCACGATGACTTCCAGCTGTAGTGTAATTGACAGGTAAGACTAAAAATAGCCTGATATCTGTTGAACTTTAGCCCCTGCATTTTCCAAAGCTGTACTTGTCTAGTATGTTTACAATTATTTGAAAACAGCAGTTGAAAGTAACAAAACGCAACTCACATGTTAATTTTCATGGCCattgattttcaatttatttcacaAACACGCGTGTAACAAAAACGAACTAGAAACTTTTGTACATTTGCTAACCGACTAGCGTACATTGTGCGGGTTTGATTGGTAAAaccaaaatttcaaaaaataaaactctccTAATGCACGCAACGCCCTTCATTGCGCATTGTCACTTTAAAATTCACTTGCAAGCGATGGTGCACCCCAAAAAGGCACGGTCTACTTTGACCACACCGCACGAACAGTCCGTGGTAACAAGGCACCCTTTCGCCCCCCCTcccttcaacacacacacacacacacggctcaCAGCACGCGAAGCTTGATGCAGCCCGCGTTCTTACAGTTTCCGCAACAGTTCGGTGGCCTCTTCGCGGCAGATCCGGTCGTCCTCGCACCGCACCTCGACGGCGGCGGCCCGCTCGAGCCACGCTTTCGCCTCGCCCGGCTGCTTCAGCGCCAGATGGCACTTGCCAAGGTACAGCAGATTGAGCGCGTAGAAGCCGGGCTTGATGGTTTCGGCCTTGGTGAAGCATTCCAGCGCCTCCGCGTACGAGGCGGTCGGTGGGTTCGGGGCGACCGAATTGATGAGCTTGCGGGTGATCCAGTTCACCTCGGACAGTTTGTAGTTGAACTGCCCGAGCATGTGCCAGATGCCCGGATCGGACGTCCCGTTCAGGGCGACCGCGCGCTGGAAGTGTTTCTGCACGTTTTCCAGCTGCTTGATGCGCTCGGTCACCCCGTCCAGGGCGGCCTTCTCGGACAGGATGGCGCCGTACCACTTGTTGGCGCCGAAGTTGTCCCCGTCCGTGTCCAGGGCGGCCGACGCGTGCCCGAACGCCTCCCGGACGAGTTTCTCCCGCTCGTCGTCGATGGTGGACTGCTTGGAGAGGAAAAACACGGTCCTGGCGAGGCGCCATTTCACCTCACAGCTGTCCCGTCCGTCCTGGTTGGTTGGGGGGAGAAACAAACAGGAACCACTGTTAGATTCACCAGTTTTGCCAACCAACACTTTAGCTTACCGTTAGCTTCTCGATCATGTCCAGCGAGTCCTGGTACTGGCAGCTCTCGAACAGCTCGTCCAGCAGCTTCAACTCTTCGGCCGACATCGTGGCAGTAAAACGCAAATATCgattgtttatgtgtgttttttttgtgagcgCGAGCGAACAAAGGAGGCCACCCTACGCCTCCCACGATTGCCGTGTGCAACTGCAGCAACGGAACACCACACGGGTAAGAAAAGTCAAACGACGCGTCACGTCACGTCAGAACGGAGGACCGTTGGAAAGTAAAACTCGGCGCTCTGCGTAAAAGCCGCGACAGTCCCGGCCACAGTCACAGTTAGACTCGATACGAAAATGTGCCACCCTCCAGTGCTACTTTGTGTCattcctcccctccccctctcggTAACTCCCCTACTCTCCCAGTGCAGGGTGGATAATCACAAACACTACCAGCACACACCAACCGCACCACTGGCACTGCAACCAAAACCAAAGCGTACGGGCGCGAACGGAACCCGGCTACGCTACGGGTGGGGCGGTGGGTTCGAATATGGTGCCGAGGGTGTACACGTTTTATCAGAAAAACGCGCCGGCCACTATCGTCATCGAACGCTGCGCTTCGGCTTGCCGCACGAGAGTGgctttggtgtgtgtgtgtttgcgaagTTCTACGATTTCATTGCCATTGAGGGGCCAAAGCTTCCTCAGTGTGAGTCGACGGGGCAGCTAGGGGGAGGGAAAGGCAGCGTGCCGCTTCCGATCGAACACATTGATTTGATGAATATGCAACGGTTTTTGACTTTTCAAACCAACCAGCATGCTCCGCTCGGGTAGGGTGGTTGGAAATGCTTCCGAGTTCAGGTGAGATATgcagttattttatttacaccaTCGATGGGTGCTTATCGGGTCGTTTGAATGTATTATTGAATAAAACTAAATATCGGGAAGATGAAGCATTGTGATGCACAGTTGAAATATCGTCCACACTGCTCTGTTTGGAGCAGTCTCAGGTATGTGTATatgaaaaattgattttctGCGTGACTCCTTCGTTCATGCATCTGCCCACTGTGCGCACATGGTCGACTTGAGGGTCGTGAAGCATTTCTTTTTACACACATTTATTTTAGTATCATAAACAATTCTAAACTCTCTTCAATAGTTTTGCATTGGTTCCACAATTTATTGACCGTTTCCAAAATAATTACACGATTAAAAGATTAAAAGATTAaaagatacagggtttcccacgatttattggttggttcccttcaatttttggtgggttctcatatttttttggtgcattcCTGCGATTTTTTGGCTGTTTCTCAGAATTTTTTGGTACAATTGTATTGGAATTGTATTTTATTGTACAGGCGtaccccgagttacgaccctctcgagttacgacgattcgcagatacgacgattttgatgttgacagttaaaagttgttattgagacgaaattgatacatatttttgaatttctgtgcagATAACCGATACAACCATATTTCCTCAGATTCCACAACTCCCCCATCTTGaatatgttgttgttgttagtatggtttagagaggctttggctcctgcggagttctttcgcctaaaccccatcttgaatatctatattgtgtaaacggcttttggaggaaaaataatacattatcgtatattgttttacataaaatatacgatttcatagattccgactcttcaatttcatataaactttatattcacagatattcgacatacgactatttcgacttacgccttgctttgggacattttttcggtcccaaatacagtcgtatctcgacCCCTGTATTGGGGACACCTGTATTGGATTGTATggaaacgcaccaaaaaatgggaactgatcaataaatcgtgggaaaccctgtatctagAAAATGATAAGAAATTAATGatgaaaagaaattaaatttacttttGAGAAAATCATCAGCCGGAATTTGTACCCAAAATTTTTGAGAACAAGATGTTTGCACACACACcaagatttttgcgaccaagaactttgcgaccaagagttttgcgaccaagaacttTGCGACCAAAATGTTTTGCGAGATTTTTGGCCCCAATGTTTTCGTTCACGTCTGAGGAGAATTAGGATGTTACTAAGTCAGGTTTAGCTTTTGAAGCAATATTGGAGATTGTATTCATATACAGGTATTCTCCGATGTACGCCATACGCAATATGAGCGATTTTGTTATACGCGATATTCTTAATTTGACAGGTCTTTGACCAAATTGTACCGATTTGATACATTAATTgataaatgcaaaataatacccttttaattgaatttctaAAACTACTACAACTACAAAAAGGTACAACATTGTAATCTTCAGTTGGAATCAGATCTAGTATCTAATTAGGTGTTAGGTTACTAATACTTCTACTAACTGACTAATTGCTGGGATTAAAATCAGGTGTTCAGATGTACAcatagccggtctcgtagtacagtcgtcaactcgtacgacttaacaacatgcccgtcacgggttcgatccccaaatagaccgtgccgccatacgtaggattgactatcctgctatgg
Proteins encoded:
- the LOC120956773 gene encoding regulator of microtubule dynamics protein 1-like gives rise to the protein MSAEELKLLDELFESCQYQDSLDMIEKLTDGRDSCEVKWRLARTVFFLSKQSTIDDEREKLVREAFGHASAALDTDGDNFGANKWYGAILSEKAALDGVTERIKQLENVQKHFQRAVALNGTSDPGIWHMLGQFNYKLSEVNWITRKLINSVAPNPPTASYAEALECFTKAETIKPGFYALNLLYLGKCHLALKQPGEAKAWLERAAAVEVRCEDDRICREEATELLRKL
- the LOC120959294 gene encoding regulator of microtubule dynamics protein 1-like, translated to MEDGTWKEADQLFAEYKFREAYELLVASRKQKTDPDYETLWRLCRVVYSMSRELTADEQLAKQLAALIYEGFEYAKEALALQPEAAKSHKYYAIFLAEKTGIEGLKERVLQLSTILRHLRRATELDSSDPFAWFVLGRFYHKLAGLAWFQKKMIHTFTNDIPEASYEDALRYFERAEQLQPNFFPLNHLMLGETH